A part of Paraliobacillus zengyii genomic DNA contains:
- a CDS encoding YqkE family protein gives MSKNEEINNLKDRLDPALLKALQSKKESLKQVEADKVEKIRKQQIAERKEREANKSFEELLGESDLNWKKFK, from the coding sequence ATGAGTAAAAACGAAGAAATAAATAATTTAAAAGATAGATTAGATCCCGCTTTATTAAAAGCTTTACAAAGTAAGAAAGAATCGTTAAAACAAGTAGAAGCAGATAAAGTAGAAAAGATACGGAAGCAACAAATAGCTGAACGTAAAGAAAGAGAAGCAAATAAAAGTTTTGAAGAGCTTTTAGGAGAAAGTGACTTGAATTGGAAAAAATTCAAGTGA
- a CDS encoding iron-sulfur cluster biosynthesis family protein: MNLTITEIAVEKLKALNTHNQNYLVLLYDNDGCDCSVSGIPTIRFSNNRKEKDNDVTCTEFDVIVDSFHEMFFESEVKLDFIGNVFRLSSPAGMLNPVISRKTVIKEVLA, translated from the coding sequence ATGAATTTAACGATTACGGAAATAGCAGTAGAAAAATTGAAAGCACTGAATACTCATAATCAAAATTACCTTGTATTATTGTATGACAATGATGGATGTGATTGCAGTGTAAGTGGTATACCTACTATTCGCTTTTCTAATAATAGAAAAGAAAAAGATAATGACGTAACGTGCACTGAATTTGATGTTATTGTAGATTCGTTCCATGAAATGTTTTTTGAATCAGAAGTTAAACTTGATTTTATAGGGAATGTATTTCGTTTATCAAGTCCAGCAGGCATGTTAAATCCAGTTATTTCTAGGAAGACAGTAATAAAGGAAGTGTTAGCATGA